The following proteins come from a genomic window of Candidatus Paceibacterota bacterium:
- the tig gene encoding trigger factor — MNFNIKELAKSQIEVSFVLTPEDLKPYLEQALKDIAKDSSIAGYRPGKAPASLIKDKVDPVTLLEEGAEKAIRDIWPKTAEEQQIDGVGSPKVEITKIAPDNNLEFKVTVDIMPKITLPDLKEIVAPLGKEKTISKVEKIEIEDSLQWLSDSRAITTKVERGAENGDLVNISFKTFNEGKELEDSQSDNYPLILGKGHFLDGFEKAIIGLKAGEEKSFSVIAPADYWEENLRGKTLDFQVKVNEVMERKLPELNDEFAKTLGQFESLEDLKKSIEEGIKGEKDRAESERIRNLILKNIADKVTIDLPDSLVNGELQAMLHDLKHQCEDHGLSFEDYLKQVKKTEEEITKDLKENASIKAKADLILRAIAKEQKITANEDEVSVAVTEVLRSMGEETSELNSDDIKLYAKEVVIRRKTWEYLESFLPQEGVKVTEAETTQSQKDAV; from the coding sequence ATGAACTTTAACATAAAAGAATTAGCTAAATCGCAGATAGAAGTTAGTTTTGTTTTAACTCCGGAAGACCTAAAGCCATACTTGGAACAAGCCCTTAAAGATATAGCCAAGGATTCCTCTATAGCAGGCTATCGACCAGGTAAGGCTCCTGCAAGTTTAATTAAAGATAAGGTTGATCCGGTAACTCTTTTAGAAGAGGGCGCCGAAAAGGCTATTAGAGATATTTGGCCCAAGACGGCTGAAGAGCAACAGATTGACGGGGTCGGCTCTCCTAAGGTGGAGATTACTAAAATCGCTCCTGACAACAATCTAGAATTTAAAGTAACTGTAGACATTATGCCGAAAATAACGCTTCCCGATTTAAAAGAAATCGTGGCGCCTTTAGGCAAAGAGAAAACTATTAGCAAAGTAGAAAAAATAGAAATAGAAGACAGCTTACAATGGCTCTCCGATTCTCGAGCGATTACTACTAAGGTTGAGCGTGGAGCTGAAAATGGCGACCTTGTAAATATTAGCTTCAAAACTTTCAATGAGGGCAAAGAATTGGAAGACAGTCAATCAGATAATTACCCTTTGATTTTAGGAAAAGGTCATTTTCTTGATGGATTTGAAAAGGCCATTATAGGCTTGAAGGCAGGCGAGGAAAAAAGTTTTTCTGTCATAGCTCCCGCTGATTATTGGGAAGAAAATCTTAGAGGTAAAACTTTAGATTTCCAAGTAAAAGTAAATGAAGTTATGGAAAGAAAATTGCCGGAGCTTAATGATGAGTTTGCCAAAACTCTGGGGCAATTTGAAAGCTTAGAAGATTTAAAGAAAAGCATTGAGGAGGGCATAAAGGGAGAGAAGGACAGGGCCGAGAGCGAAAGAATTAGAAATTTAATCCTAAAGAACATTGCCGATAAAGTAACCATTGATTTGCCAGATTCTTTGGTAAACGGAGAGCTGCAAGCAATGTTGCACGATTTAAAACACCAATGCGAAGACCATGGTCTTTCTTTTGAAGATTATTTAAAGCAGGTGAAAAAAACAGAAGAAGAAATAACTAAGGATTTGAAAGAAAATGCCAGTATTAAGGCTAAGGCTGATTTAATTCTGAGGGCTATAGCCAAAGAACAAAAAATTACTGCCAATGAAGATGAAGTTAGCGTGGCCGTCACCGAGGTCTTGCGGTCTATGGGGGAAGAAACCAGCGAGTTAAACAGCGATGATATCAAACTGTATGCCAAGGAGGTGGTAATTAGAAGAAAAACTTGGGAATATTTAGAAAGTTTTTTACCACAAGAGGGTGTTAAAGTGACAGAGGCCGAAACTACTCAAAGCCAAAAAGATGCTGTATAA
- a CDS encoding UDP-N-acetylmuramoyl-L-alanyl-D-glutamate--2,6-diaminopimelate ligase — protein sequence MSILKKIKKLIATPYHYFIPVIGSLVYGKPSNKMIIIGITGTKGKTSAANYIWSVLTAAGHKTGLIGTANIRIGEEESMNPYHMTMPGRTIIQSLLKKMLDNGCEYAVVETTSEGIKQWRHKAINYDTAIFTNLSPEHLDAHGSYENYKKAKGQLFEMLARLPRKTLKGKKIPKTIIANIDDKEADYYLHFKADQKITFGINTKADIQAKQIKLAPFSSEFMVDGLNYKLNLPGDFNIYNALAAMAVAKNFSLPQSATIKGLADLRTIPGRMEKIDAGQNFIALVDYAHEEKSMIAALTAVKGMTDGKVIVLLGAEGGGRDKAKRPAMGKVAGELADYVVISNVDPYEDDPKLIIEDIAVATEASGKKEGIDLFRIEDRRAGIAKALGLANKDDVVLITGKGAEQFITISGTRSPWDDRQVVTEEIKKLLR from the coding sequence ATGTCTATCTTAAAAAAAATAAAAAAATTAATTGCTACCCCCTACCATTATTTTATTCCAGTGATAGGAAGTCTGGTATACGGCAAGCCCTCCAATAAAATGATTATTATTGGCATTACCGGTACCAAGGGTAAAACCTCAGCCGCTAATTATATTTGGTCTGTGTTAACAGCAGCCGGGCATAAAACTGGATTAATTGGCACGGCTAATATTCGCATAGGAGAAGAAGAATCTATGAATCCGTACCATATGACTATGCCAGGGAGAACCATTATTCAGAGCTTGCTCAAGAAGATGCTAGACAATGGTTGCGAGTATGCTGTTGTAGAAACCACTTCGGAAGGAATAAAACAATGGCGGCATAAGGCTATCAATTACGATACGGCTATCTTTACTAATCTCTCCCCGGAACATTTAGATGCTCATGGAAGCTATGAGAATTATAAAAAAGCTAAAGGACAATTATTTGAAATGTTGGCAAGGCTTCCCCGAAAAACTCTAAAGGGCAAAAAAATACCTAAAACTATTATTGCCAATATAGACGATAAAGAAGCTGACTATTATTTGCATTTTAAGGCAGACCAAAAAATTACTTTTGGCATCAATACCAAAGCAGATATTCAGGCCAAACAAATAAAGTTAGCCCCATTCTCCAGTGAATTTATGGTAGACGGTTTAAATTACAAATTAAACCTTCCCGGAGATTTTAATATTTACAACGCGCTCGCAGCCATGGCTGTCGCCAAAAATTTTTCTTTACCCCAATCGGCTACTATAAAAGGTTTAGCAGACTTACGCACTATTCCTGGTCGTATGGAAAAAATTGACGCTGGTCAAAATTTCATAGCCTTAGTGGACTATGCCCATGAAGAAAAAAGCATGATCGCCGCGCTCACTGCAGTTAAAGGGATGACGGATGGTAAAGTAATTGTCCTCTTAGGGGCTGAAGGCGGGGGGCGAGACAAGGCAAAAAGACCTGCCATGGGTAAAGTAGCAGGAGAATTAGCTGACTATGTTGTCATCAGCAATGTTGACCCTTATGAAGATGACCCCAAGCTCATAATTGAGGATATCGCTGTTGCGACTGAAGCATCAGGCAAAAAAGAAGGAATAGATTTATTTAGGATAGAAGATAGACGCGCTGGCATTGCCAAAGCACTGGGCCTAGCAAATAAAGATGACGTAGTTTTAATTACAGGCAAGGGAGCCGAACAATTTATAACCATAAGCGGAACGCGCTCGCCTTGGGATGATAGGCAAGTAGTTACAGAAGAAATAAAAAAATTATTACGCTAA
- a CDS encoding YraN family protein, which yields MARNKTSIGCALETQACLYLTKNGYDIIDRNFRMPFGEIDIIAKDRQAQELVFVEVKGMTINSDLDKNNRAKPEDHFTATKIQRLKKIIMAYLNNKNHAGIRYYDTPWRVDLIAIESSPAGTILNLNHYKNLYIPFG from the coding sequence ATGGCCAGAAATAAAACATCTATTGGATGCGCTTTGGAAACGCAGGCCTGCCTTTACTTGACAAAAAATGGTTATGATATTATAGATAGGAATTTTAGAATGCCTTTTGGAGAGATAGATATAATCGCCAAAGACAGACAAGCTCAGGAATTGGTTTTTGTTGAGGTAAAGGGCATGACTATTAATTCCGATTTAGATAAGAACAACAGGGCAAAACCGGAAGACCATTTCACTGCAACCAAAATACAAAGATTAAAGAAAATCATAATGGCATATCTGAATAATAAAAATCACGCAGGAATAAGGTATTATGACACTCCTTGGAGAGTTGATCTGATAGCTATTGAATCAAGCCCTGCCGGGACCATTTTAAATCTTAATCATTATAAAAATCTTTACATTCCCTTCGGCTAG
- a CDS encoding TraR/DksA C4-type zinc finger protein, with protein MNDDILKGLKHKLIEEKETLESDLAKFAERNKKAGDFETKFPNYGRSEEDNESEIITYTTLKNIEEAIETRLQEIKEALLRISKKTYGVCLQCKKEIEIEKLNTNPTTLVCRECQLKNKK; from the coding sequence ATGAATGACGATATACTTAAAGGGTTAAAGCACAAATTAATAGAGGAGAAAGAGACCTTAGAATCAGACCTAGCTAAATTTGCCGAGAGAAATAAAAAGGCAGGCGATTTTGAAACTAAATTCCCCAACTATGGAAGGAGCGAAGAGGATAATGAATCTGAAATTATTACCTACACTACTTTGAAAAATATAGAAGAGGCTATTGAAACGAGGCTGCAAGAAATTAAAGAAGCCCTATTAAGAATATCCAAAAAGACCTATGGGGTCTGCCTTCAATGCAAAAAAGAAATAGAAATAGAAAAACTCAATACCAATCCAACTACTTTAGTTTGCCGAGAATGCCAATTAAAAAATAAAAAATGA
- the nusA gene encoding transcription termination factor NusA — MDLKNINVAIDQIAAEKNLDKEVVIQAVKDSLASAYKKEYRQKGETIRCEFDTVSGEMQFWQIKNVVEPSMLKSAEEIAKEESGEVIADADDLKIRFNPDRHILLEEAKQYEPNVKVGETIAFSLPPAEEGFSRIAAQTAKQVILQKLHEAEKESVLSNFKGLEETLISGVIQRIEGSNIYIDLGKATGILFAKEAIPHEKLRVGQRKKFMIMAIEDRIQGPSVLLTRLGNKFISLLFESEVPEIKENLVTIKSLAREPGERTKLAVTANEGGIDPIGACVGQKGTRIATIIEELGGEKIDIIEYSEEPGKYVAQALSPAEVKEFEILPNEREVRVYVPQDQISLAIGRGGQNVRLAAKLTGWRIDVRSLATPDQTITGGQSEESSDMDSEEDTEAADKEGEVVSEADIQE; from the coding sequence TTATGGATTTAAAAAATATAAACGTGGCAATTGATCAAATTGCCGCTGAAAAAAATTTAGATAAGGAAGTCGTCATTCAAGCAGTCAAAGACTCTCTGGCCTCTGCCTATAAAAAAGAATATCGTCAGAAAGGAGAGACAATCCGTTGCGAATTTGATACGGTCTCAGGTGAAATGCAATTTTGGCAAATTAAAAATGTGGTAGAACCGTCAATGCTCAAGAGCGCAGAAGAAATTGCCAAAGAGGAAAGCGGAGAGGTGATTGCAGACGCTGATGATTTGAAAATTAGATTTAATCCTGATCGCCATATTCTCTTAGAGGAAGCCAAACAATATGAACCGAATGTAAAAGTAGGAGAAACCATTGCCTTTAGCCTGCCACCAGCAGAAGAAGGATTCAGCAGAATCGCCGCCCAAACAGCCAAACAAGTTATTCTGCAAAAATTGCATGAGGCCGAAAAAGAATCAGTGCTCAGTAACTTTAAAGGATTAGAAGAAACACTCATTAGCGGCGTTATTCAAAGAATAGAGGGAAGTAATATTTATATCGATTTGGGCAAGGCAACTGGTATTTTGTTTGCCAAAGAGGCTATTCCTCATGAAAAATTAAGAGTAGGGCAACGCAAAAAATTTATGATCATGGCTATAGAGGATAGAATACAAGGGCCATCGGTTCTTTTAACTAGATTGGGCAATAAATTTATCAGCCTGCTCTTTGAAAGCGAGGTTCCCGAAATAAAAGAAAATCTAGTCACTATCAAATCCCTAGCGCGCGAACCCGGCGAAAGAACTAAGCTAGCAGTAACGGCCAATGAAGGGGGCATTGACCCCATTGGGGCTTGCGTAGGCCAAAAGGGGACGAGAATAGCTACTATAATAGAAGAACTGGGCGGAGAAAAGATTGATATTATCGAATACTCTGAAGAACCCGGAAAATATGTGGCCCAAGCTTTAAGCCCTGCCGAAGTAAAGGAATTTGAAATTTTGCCAAACGAAAGAGAAGTAAGGGTTTATGTGCCCCAAGATCAAATTTCTTTGGCTATTGGACGCGGAGGCCAAAACGTTCGCTTAGCAGCTAAATTAACCGGCTGGAGAATTGATGTTAGGTCTCTCGCCACTCCCGACCAAACTATTACTGGCGGTCAGTCAGAAGAATCCTCAGACATGGATAGCGAGGAAGACACAGAAGCTGCCGATAAAGAAGGTGAGGTCGTCTCTGAAGCTGATATACAGGAATAA
- a CDS encoding peptidoglycan bridge formation glycyltransferase FemA/FemB family protein: MATPKGSFCDIIELAMEDNTKLILRETTVADDYNAAISGDFFTPLSQTWSYGLWQRISHRNLKNFIIQDDSEILGGFQLLQYPLPFKLSYLYIPHGPVLKKELSQAQENNLLGLLQKLTRESHAIFLRIDCWPKKLKTLPNKIWREAPDYTYHGAFFQPRFEWMLDLRQKKETLLAKMHPHCRYNIKLAEKKGVQIKKIVGTDLVNYFPIFYALMVETSRRDGFGLHPKDYYKSLFETGQNNIELFFAQYDEQYLAVDLIYYEGNVANWVFGGSSNSYRNLKSTFLLQWQSILSAQEKGYKYYTFGGAFNPEYPTLYTSYKGITDYKRNYGGLYLNYNAAYIFSPRPVLNYFYNLRRLLKNHF, translated from the coding sequence ATGGCTACCCCTAAGGGTAGCTTTTGTGATATCATAGAATTGGCTATGGAAGATAATACCAAATTAATCCTTAGGGAAACCACTGTTGCAGATGATTATAATGCGGCTATTAGCGGCGATTTTTTTACACCCCTAAGTCAGACTTGGTCATACGGCTTATGGCAAAGGATTTCACACCGCAACCTGAAAAATTTTATTATTCAGGATGACTCCGAAATTTTAGGCGGGTTTCAATTGTTGCAATACCCCCTCCCCTTTAAGCTGAGCTACTTATACATACCCCATGGGCCAGTCTTAAAAAAAGAGCTGTCTCAAGCACAAGAAAATAATCTTTTAGGCCTATTACAAAAACTCACTCGAGAGAGTCATGCTATTTTTCTTAGGATTGATTGCTGGCCCAAAAAATTAAAAACATTACCCAATAAAATTTGGCGAGAAGCTCCTGACTATACCTATCATGGAGCCTTCTTTCAACCACGTTTTGAATGGATGCTTGATTTGCGCCAAAAAAAAGAAACGCTTTTGGCTAAAATGCACCCTCACTGCCGTTATAATATAAAACTTGCCGAGAAAAAAGGCGTGCAAATTAAAAAAATCGTCGGCACCGACTTAGTCAATTATTTCCCCATTTTTTACGCTTTAATGGTAGAAACTTCAAGGCGAGACGGTTTCGGTCTCCATCCCAAAGATTATTATAAGAGCCTTTTTGAGACGGGCCAAAATAATATAGAGCTTTTCTTTGCCCAATATGACGAGCAATATTTAGCCGTTGATTTGATTTATTATGAAGGTAATGTGGCCAATTGGGTATTCGGTGGGTCAAGCAATAGCTATAGAAATCTAAAGTCCACATTTCTTTTACAATGGCAATCTATTCTGAGCGCGCAAGAAAAGGGTTATAAATATTATACTTTCGGCGGAGCCTTTAATCCTGAATATCCGACCCTTTATACCAGCTATAAAGGCATTACAGATTATAAGAGAAATTATGGCGGTCTTTATCTAAACTACAATGCTGCTTATATTTTTTCTCCGAGACCAGTATTAAATTATTTCTATAATCTTAGGCGTCTATTAAAAAATCATTTTTAA
- a CDS encoding ATP-dependent Clp protease proteolytic subunit, with protein sequence MKQTNPQMEYLVPTVIEKSAYGERAYDIYSRLLEDRIVFLGGAINDAVANTVIAQMLFLDHKDPNKEMVMYINSPGGEVNAALAIYDTMQFVKSPVSTICVGLAASAAAVILSAGAKGKRFALPNSEIMIHQVAMEGVGGQASEIEITAKEIIKIKARLNDVLSKHTGQNIKKIEKDTDRDYFMSADEAKQYGLIDQIIKTKKWS encoded by the coding sequence ATGAAACAAACTAATCCTCAAATGGAATATTTGGTTCCCACTGTCATAGAAAAATCGGCTTATGGAGAGCGAGCTTATGACATCTACTCTCGACTCTTAGAAGATAGAATAGTGTTTTTGGGCGGCGCTATAAACGATGCAGTAGCCAATACCGTAATAGCGCAAATGCTTTTCTTGGACCATAAGGACCCTAATAAAGAAATGGTAATGTATATTAATAGCCCCGGCGGGGAAGTAAATGCCGCTTTGGCTATTTATGACACTATGCAATTTGTAAAATCCCCAGTCAGCACTATTTGCGTTGGGTTAGCTGCTTCGGCAGCAGCGGTAATTTTGAGTGCTGGAGCCAAAGGAAAAAGATTCGCTTTGCCTAACAGCGAAATTATGATTCACCAGGTAGCCATGGAAGGGGTCGGCGGCCAAGCCTCAGAGATAGAGATTACTGCGAAAGAAATTATCAAAATAAAGGCGCGTTTAAATGACGTCCTCTCTAAACATACAGGACAAAATATAAAAAAGATAGAAAAGGACACTGATAGAGATTATTTTATGTCAGCTGATGAGGCCAAACAATACGGTTTAATAGATCAAATTATAAAAACCAAAAAGTGGTCTTAA
- a CDS encoding YifB family Mg chelatase-like AAA ATPase, translating into MNAIINSAALTGLEAQEVRVEVDVNNGLHNFSIIGLPDAAIKEAKDRIATAIKNSGAKSPMNCNQRIVINLAPADLKKEGSGYDVAMAIGYLLSSKQIAFFSSAKILFLGELALDGKLRSVKGVITYALLAERLHYDYIVVPKDSGNEAATVCEATKVIAPENLKELINWLEGNSEIKPLAPIEPASLLNNKIVYSPDFADIKGQNKAKRGLEIAAAGGHNLLLIGPPGTGKTLLAKAFRSILPPLSVSEALEITNIYSVAGLLPKDIPLIVERPFRSPHHTSSDIAMVGGGANALPGEISLSHRGVLFLDELPEFNRNVLETLRQPLEEGHITISRAARRLDYPSNFILIASMNPCPCGWYKDPQHECRCSMNDILRYRKKISGPLLDRIDMRIEAPRLDYAKINNDNTVVEESSSAIRQRVIQARQKQNERFKNTKIRTNSEMDSKDIKNYCCLDAETQKFMERIVDQYGLSGRSYHRLLKLSRTIADLEESKDIKLPHLAEAVQFRDSELLNN; encoded by the coding sequence ATGAATGCAATCATCAACTCAGCTGCTTTGACGGGTCTGGAGGCTCAAGAAGTAAGGGTTGAGGTTGATGTTAATAATGGGTTGCATAATTTTTCTATTATCGGACTGCCTGATGCTGCTATCAAAGAGGCAAAAGATAGGATAGCGACAGCCATCAAAAATTCTGGGGCTAAGTCGCCGATGAATTGCAACCAAAGAATTGTTATTAATTTGGCCCCAGCTGATCTGAAAAAAGAAGGTTCGGGATACGATGTGGCCATGGCAATCGGCTATTTGTTAAGTTCAAAACAGATAGCTTTTTTTAGTTCTGCCAAAATATTGTTTCTTGGAGAACTGGCTCTAGACGGCAAACTAAGGTCGGTAAAGGGAGTTATCACTTACGCTCTCTTGGCCGAGCGGTTACACTACGATTATATTGTTGTTCCTAAAGATAGCGGCAATGAAGCTGCCACTGTTTGCGAGGCGACCAAAGTAATAGCCCCAGAGAATCTAAAGGAATTAATTAACTGGCTAGAAGGAAATTCTGAAATAAAACCGCTGGCGCCAATAGAACCAGCGTCATTACTAAATAATAAAATTGTTTACAGCCCTGATTTTGCCGATATTAAAGGACAGAATAAAGCCAAAAGGGGACTAGAAATAGCGGCGGCGGGAGGACATAATTTGCTTCTCATCGGCCCCCCAGGGACAGGAAAAACTTTATTGGCTAAGGCGTTTAGAAGTATCCTTCCCCCCTTGAGTGTCTCCGAAGCTTTAGAAATAACCAATATTTACAGCGTAGCCGGACTTCTGCCTAAAGACATACCGCTTATCGTAGAAAGACCTTTCCGCTCACCGCACCATACGAGCTCGGATATTGCCATGGTGGGAGGAGGAGCCAATGCCCTACCAGGAGAAATAAGTTTGAGCCATAGGGGAGTGCTCTTTTTAGACGAATTGCCAGAATTTAATCGTAATGTATTAGAAACATTAAGACAGCCATTAGAGGAGGGGCACATTACCATTAGCAGGGCCGCTAGGCGTTTGGACTATCCCAGCAACTTTATTCTCATTGCCTCTATGAATCCTTGCCCTTGCGGTTGGTATAAAGACCCGCAACATGAATGCCGCTGTTCTATGAACGATATTTTAAGATATCGCAAGAAAATTTCTGGTCCGCTACTGGACAGAATCGATATGCGCATAGAGGCTCCTCGTTTAGATTATGCCAAAATAAATAATGACAACACTGTAGTAGAGGAGTCTTCCTCGGCCATCAGACAGAGAGTAATCCAGGCAAGACAAAAACAAAATGAACGGTTCAAAAATACCAAAATTCGTACTAATAGTGAAATGGATAGTAAAGATATAAAAAATTATTGTTGCCTAGATGCGGAAACGCAAAAATTTATGGAACGCATTGTTGACCAGTACG